The DNA region CAGCGGTAACTGGGCCTATTCCCCGGCCGCAGGGGCACCCAACGCGCGGCAGCGCGCCAGCAGGCGGGCGCGCAACGGCGCAGCCCGCTCGGTGACGGCCTGCTGCGCCGCGGCGTATGCACGCCGGCCGGCCGGTGTTTCCACGGCGATCGGCGCAAATCCGTATTCACCCAGGTCGTAGGGACTCGCTCGCATGTCGAGCACCCGGGCCTCGACGGCGAGCTCGAAACAGTCGAGCACCAGGTCGGTCTCGATCAGCGGGCCCAGCTTGAACGCCCACTTGTAGAGATCCATGCCGGCGTGCACGCAGCCGGGTTGCTCATGGCCGATCTGCGACGACCGGGTCAGGGCGTGCTGGTTTCGCCCGGCGGCCGGCTCGGTGAAGAACCGATAGGCGTCGAAATGGCTGCAGCGCAACGGCATCGATTCGACGACTGCATCGGTATCGGAGGCGCTGAGCCGCATCGGGATGCGGTGGCGCGCGCGGGGGGACCGGTAGACCATCGCCCATTCGTGCAGACCGAAGCAGTTGAATCGGGCCGGCCGAGCTGCGGTGGCGGCCAGCAGGTCGGCGATGAACGCCACAGCGCTGACGCGGGCGTGAAGATAGTCACTGCTGACCGTGACGCCGTCGGGATGCTCGGTGTAGCCGGTGCGGTGCAGATAGCCGCGCGCCGCGTGACCGCCGAGGACGATTCCGTGGCCGGGATGCCACCGCCGTAGCTGGCCGGGTCGAAGGCTGTAGTAGGTGAACAGGAAGTCGTAGACCGGATGGGGCCCACCGCGGGCTGCCAGCACGGGTTCGAGCACCGTATCGGCGCGGCGCCGGTGTGCTTCGGCACGGGGGAGCCAATCGGCGGGGGAAAGTACCACGGCGGGCCGCGCATCAGCTACCGCGGCGGGCCGCGCATCAGCTACCGCGGCGGGCCGCGCGTCACACACGGTGGGTGCCGTCGCGAACGGTACCGACAAGGTCCTCGACCAGGTCTTCGAGCGCGACCATCGCACTGACTGTCCCATCGGTGCTGGTCACCAGCGCGAGATGGCTGTTGGTACGGCGCAGCCGCGACAGCGCGTCCGGCAGTGGCAACGACGCCGGCACCCGGGGCAGCGGCCGCACCATCGACCAGTCGACCACGGCCGAACCCTCGGGTGTGCGGTTGAACAGTGGCAGCACGTCTTTGATGTGAACGAAGCCGACATAGGTGCCGGTGTCGTCGGTCACCGGGAACCTGGAATAACCGGTCTCGCGCAGCGCCTCCTCCAGGGCCCGCACCGTCGGACCGGAACCGTGTTGGGCGGCCGGTACCGCGCGTATGCGGTGCAGCGGGATCGCGACGTCGTTGACGCTGCGGTTGCGGATCTGCAGCGCCCTGGTCAGACGGCTGTGCTCCTCGGGGTCGAGCAGCCCCTCCGACAGCGACTCGGCGATCATCTCCGACAGTTCGACCGTCGAGACGGTGACCTCGAGTTCGTCCTTGGGCTCCACGCCGCAACTGCGCAGGATGAAGTTGGCGCACCAGTTGTAGAACGCGATGAACGGGCGTGCTGCCCGCATGTAGACCAGGTAGACGGGGATGAGCAGCATCGCCGTCGACTCGGGGCCGGCGATCGCGATGTTCTTGGGCACCATCTCGCCGAGCAGCACGTGCAATGTCACCACGATCGACAGCGCCACCAGGAACGACACGGTGTGCAGCAGCGCGTCGGGGATGCCGAGCAGACCGAACGGCTTCTCGAACAGGTGCGCCACCGCGGGTTCGGCGACCCGACCCAGCAGGATCGAGCAGATGGTGATGCCGAGTTGGGCGCCGGCCAGCATCAACGACAGGTTCTCACCGGCCCGGATCACCGTGACCGCACTGCGTTTGCCCTGTTCGGCGAGCGCCTCGAGGCGGTCTCGGCGTGCCGAGATCAACGCGAACTCCGAGGCCACGAAGAACGCGTTGGCCGCCAGCAGCACGAAGGTCAGCAACACTCCGAACACGTCACCCACGGCTGTCTCCGCCGGGTCCGAGTTCGGTCAGCCGCAGTGTGTCGATGCGCCGGCCGTCCATTCTGATCACCGTCGCACGCCACCGCGCGGGCTCCTGGGGCCCGTCAGGGTCGAACGCGGTCAATTCCACCGACTCTCCTTCTTCGGGGATGTGGCCGAGCTTCTCCAACACCAGGCCACCGATGGTTTCGTAATCGCCTTCAGGCGCCCGGAACTCGGTGTTCTCGGCGACCTCGTCGATGCGCAGTAGTCCGGAGACCTGCCAGCCGCGTCCCGCCTGCACCACGTCGGGAGGCTCGACGTCGTGCTCATCGCGGACGTCGCCGACGATCTCCTCGATGAGGTCCTCCACGGTCACCATGCCGGCGGTGCCGCCGTATTCGTCGACCACCAGCGCGGTCTGAAGTCCGTTGGCGCGCACCTCGGCCATCACCGCGTCACCGTCGAGGGTGGACGGCACTTTGGTGACCGGGAGGGCGAGGTCGGCCAACCGGGTGCTGGCCCGCTTGTCCTGGGGGATTGCGAAGATCTGTTTGACGTGCGCGAC from Mycobacterium sp. SMC-4 includes:
- a CDS encoding 3-methyladenine DNA glycosylase, which codes for MVLSPADWLPRAEAHRRRADTVLEPVLAARGGPHPVYDFLFTYYSLRPGQLRRWHPGHGIVLGGHAARGYLHRTGYTEHPDGVTVSSDYLHARVSAVAFIADLLAATAARPARFNCFGLHEWAMVYRSPRARHRIPMRLSASDTDAVVESMPLRCSHFDAYRFFTEPAAGRNQHALTRSSQIGHEQPGCVHAGMDLYKWAFKLGPLIETDLVLDCFELAVEARVLDMRASPYDLGEYGFAPIAVETPAGRRAYAAAQQAVTERAAPLRARLLARCRALGAPAAGE
- a CDS encoding hemolysin family protein; protein product: MGDVFGVLLTFVLLAANAFFVASEFALISARRDRLEALAEQGKRSAVTVIRAGENLSLMLAGAQLGITICSILLGRVAEPAVAHLFEKPFGLLGIPDALLHTVSFLVALSIVVTLHVLLGEMVPKNIAIAGPESTAMLLIPVYLVYMRAARPFIAFYNWCANFILRSCGVEPKDELEVTVSTVELSEMIAESLSEGLLDPEEHSRLTRALQIRNRSVNDVAIPLHRIRAVPAAQHGSGPTVRALEEALRETGYSRFPVTDDTGTYVGFVHIKDVLPLFNRTPEGSAVVDWSMVRPLPRVPASLPLPDALSRLRRTNSHLALVTSTDGTVSAMVALEDLVEDLVGTVRDGTHRV